A single genomic interval of Macadamia integrifolia cultivar HAES 741 chromosome 6, SCU_Mint_v3, whole genome shotgun sequence harbors:
- the LOC122082885 gene encoding uncharacterized protein LOC122082885, whose protein sequence is MVDNQTVCCMCGDVGFPDKIFHCNRCRHRFQHSYCSSYYSESSEKMELCDWCQSEERRAKHGGGVGGGVSSSSRRYAGGPDHGMSMNRSEYSGGERIKQNDVKEDNTADKAGKSTTSPAPSPRPTGRRYKLLKDVMC, encoded by the exons ATGGTGGATAATCAGACAGTTTGCTGCATGTGCGGCGACGTCGGTTTCCCTGACAAGATCTTCCACTGCAACAGATGCCGTCATCGCTTTCAGCATTC GTATTGCAGTAGCTACTACAGTGAATCGTCGGAGAAGATGGAATTGTGTGATTGGTGCCAGAGCGAAGAGAGAAGAGCAAAGCATGGaggtggtgttggtggtgggGTGTCTTCTTCATCAAGGAGGTATGCCGGAGGACCAGATCATGGTATGTCAATGAACAGGTCTGAGTATAGCGGCGGGGAGAGGATCAAACAAAACGATGTCAAAGAAGACAACACGGCCGACAAAGCTGGGAAGAGCACCACTAGTCCTGCACCATCGCCGAGGCCCACGGGGCGGAGATATAAGCTTCTCAAGGATGTAATGTGTTGA